In Juglans regia cultivar Chandler chromosome 5, Walnut 2.0, whole genome shotgun sequence, the following are encoded in one genomic region:
- the LOC108996372 gene encoding ylmG homolog protein 1-2, chloroplastic-like yields MATLITSQAVRNPLLLTPPNLKPPFYSPRCHLLSFHNPSKPLSPRLTTKRNLATLVLASASPTFPALHPRTPQIPTQSQSPLTRTLTTIAAIALCFSTLFSKLVENLAPQITQQVVLQRNLVSTVGPLFFAALKDRPTGYLNTPLTVVAAGLGKWLDIYSGVLMVRVLLSWFPNIPWDRQPLSAIRDLCDPYLNLFRNIIPPIFDTLDVSPLLAFAVLGTLGSILNSSRGVY; encoded by the coding sequence ATGGCTACTCTAATCACCTCCCAAGCCGTCCGAAACCCTCTCCTCCTCACACCGCCAAACCTCAAACCCCCCTTCTATTCCCCTCGCTGCCACCTTTTGTCTTTCCATAACCCCTCAAAACCCCTATCTCCCCGCCTCACCACCAAGCGTAACCTAGCCACCCTTGTTCTCGCTTCGGCTTCCCCTACTTTTCCCGCTCTGCACCCACGAACCCCTCAAATCCCGACTCAGTCACAGTCTCCGCTCACCCGAACTCTCACCACCATTGCAGCCATAGCCTTATGCTTCTCCACCCTTTTCAGCAAGCTCGTCGAAAACCTTGCTCCTCAAATCACCCAACAAGTCGTTCTGCAGAGAAACTTGGTTAGCACTGTTGGACCGCTATTCTTCGCCGCGCTAAAAGACCGGCCCACTGGGTACCTGAATACGCCGCTGACGGTGGTGGCCGCGGGGTTGGGCAAGTGGCTCGACATCTACAGTGGGGTTTTGATGGTTAGGGTTTTGCTCAGTTGGTTCCCCAACATTCCCTGGGACCGCCAGCCCTTGTCCGCTATTCGGGACCTCTGCGATCCGTATTTGAACCTCTTCCGGAATATAATCCCACCGATATTCGACACGTTGGATGTTAGCCCGCTTTTGGCTTTCGCGGTGTTGGGCACTCTTGGTTCTATTCTTAATAGCAGCAGGGGCGTGTATTGA
- the LOC108996201 gene encoding uncharacterized protein LOC108996201 — translation MLRRGSLTISMLSNSTMLVGWCRPRRRLRRRKGSTIRLGNKRRGLCLGSRPVVQWGVMMGPLRMLKKIIMDMAPNGLLIEAYYRSLTPFLRPQLFPLC, via the coding sequence ATGTTGAGGAGAGGATCTCTGACCATTTCCATGCTATCAAATTCTACCATGTTGGTGGGTTGGTGCCGGCCACGCCGACGGCTTAGACGGCGGAAGGGTAGTACCATTCGGTTAGGAAATAAGAGGCGAGGGCTGTGCCTAGGATCCAGGCCAGTGGTGCAATGGGGGGTGATGATGGGTCCTCTTAGGATGCTGAAGAAGATCATCATGGATATGGCACCAAATGGACTGTTAATAGAGGCTTATTATAGGTCTTTAACACCCTTTTTACGTCCACAGCTATTTCCCCTATGTTGA
- the LOC109021159 gene encoding uncharacterized protein LOC109021159 has protein sequence MDQDYYMRSHVPAFGSWDWNDDLPFTQCFESAREAGLLRYSFSEERDLYVAGDLYENNVVTPAMIVVPRRRTKVRGPYVKEDKKQSWVSDVEEPTSPPTSMPRAAPKPVDEDLYKISPEVLYAKTRKKRGLRFFTSCLLPTCVL, from the exons ATGGATCAA GATTACTACATGAGAAGTCATGTTCCGGCTTTTGGGAGCTGGGATTGGAACGACGACCTGCCATTCACTCAGTGCTTTGAGTCAGCAAGGGAGGCCGGGTTGCTACGTTACAGCTTTTCTGAAGAGCGTGATTTGTATGTTGCTGGAGATTTGTATGAGAATAATGTGGTCACACCCGCCATGATCGTTGTTCCTCGGCGAAGG ACAAAAGTTCGTGGCCCTTACGTCAAGGAAGATAAAAAGCAAAGCTGGGTTAGTGACGTGGAGGAACCAACAAGTCCGCCAACTTCTATGCCAAGGGCAGCCCCAAAACCTGTGGACGAAGACTTGTACAAAATCTCCCCCGAAGTCCTCTATGCAAAAACTAGAAAG AAGAGAGGGTTGAGGTTTTTCACAAGCTGCTTGCTGCCCACTTGTGTTCTGTGA